A single window of Providencia alcalifaciens DNA harbors:
- the rluA gene encoding bifunctional tRNA pseudouridine(32) synthase/23S rRNA pseudouridine(746) synthase RluA: MLPYNPPTEPWLHILYQDDHIIVVNKPSGLLSVPGKAPEHHDSIMSRVQRDYPAAESVHRLDMATSGVMVVALHKAAERELKRQFREREPKKHYVARVWGHLEKPEGLVDLPLICDWPNRPKQKVCFETGKSAQTEYQVLEYEEQATRVKLSPITGRSHQLRVHMLALGHPILGDRFYAHEEALALAPRLQLHAQELYITHPEYGTPMHFTCPPDF; this comes from the coding sequence ATGTTACCCTACAACCCGCCAACTGAACCATGGCTACACATACTCTACCAAGATGACCACATCATCGTGGTCAACAAACCTAGCGGCTTACTCTCAGTGCCGGGGAAAGCCCCTGAGCACCATGACAGCATCATGAGCCGTGTTCAGCGGGATTATCCTGCGGCTGAGTCCGTTCACCGTTTAGATATGGCAACCAGTGGTGTTATGGTGGTGGCGCTGCATAAAGCGGCTGAGCGTGAACTCAAGCGTCAGTTTAGAGAGCGTGAGCCGAAAAAACACTATGTGGCTCGCGTGTGGGGGCATTTAGAAAAGCCTGAAGGCTTGGTGGATTTACCGCTGATTTGTGACTGGCCGAATCGCCCTAAGCAAAAAGTCTGTTTTGAAACAGGGAAATCGGCGCAAACCGAATATCAAGTTTTAGAATATGAAGAGCAAGCAACGCGAGTCAAACTTTCGCCAATTACGGGACGTTCTCATCAACTACGTGTGCATATGCTCGCGTTAGGGCACCCTATTCTTGGTGACCGGTTTTATGCCCATGAAGAAGCATTAGCATTGGCACCACGTTTGCAGCTGCATGCTCAAGAGTTGTATATCACTCACCCTGAGTATGGCACACCAATGCATTTTACTTGTCCGCCCGATTTTTAA
- the lptD gene encoding LPS assembly protein LptD, with translation MKKSYPTIIATMVWAAIYSQQAHADLAAQCMLGVPVYDKPIISGDQNSLPIEIQADDVTGEYPNFVEYTGNVDIQQGNQTLTADNVKLTQTQKAGEVPVREVTATGNVHYDDPQIILKGPSAWSNLDNKNTDVDDGNYMMVGRQGRGDAKKMKMRGENRYSIMENGTFTSCLPGSNTWSVAGSEVIIDREEEVAEIWHARFKIADIPVFYSPYMQLPIGSKRRSGFLIPMGSYSNNDGLEFTLPYYWNIAPNYDATITPQFMTHRGVKLNNEFRYLITPGTGTMAFDFINHDRAYIKDKENGKRDARDSDDRWLFYWNHSGTFAQHWNFGADYTKVSDRQYFTDFSSQYGSTTDGYATQKFNVGYSDTNWNMKVSHKQFQIFVDDPNRRAYKAEPQIDFNYYQNDVGMLDFHTYAQAARFTSVGENNPDATRLHIEPEVSMPLSNGWAQMNNSIKLMATHYDQDIPDVKQNSGLDKNVTRVLPMFKSDAKVVFERDLFQGSDFVQTLEPRVQYLYIPYKDQDNINNYDSALLQSDYTGLFRDRIYSGLDRIASANQFTTGLTTRIYDENLAERFNFSVGQIYYFERPRAGNSSLKIDDKSDTGSLMWATDAMWHIDENWGVRGGLQYDRRLGSVTMGNAVTEYRFDADRLIQLNYRFVDRDYIQATFRREDTDGGYTYTLPEYQQGISQVGTVVSWPLSDNWGFVGSYYYDTKQQQSASQLVGLQYNACCWAVNLGYERKIVGWQKEKFNSEYDNKWSINVELRGLNNNHSLGSQEMLKQGIIPYQRAF, from the coding sequence ATGAAGAAAAGTTATCCCACAATAATCGCCACCATGGTATGGGCGGCTATTTATAGCCAGCAAGCACATGCTGATCTTGCAGCACAATGTATGCTTGGGGTGCCTGTTTATGACAAGCCTATTATCTCTGGTGATCAAAATAGCTTACCGATTGAGATTCAAGCTGACGACGTCACAGGGGAATACCCTAATTTTGTCGAATATACTGGTAACGTTGATATTCAGCAGGGCAACCAGACTCTCACAGCAGATAACGTTAAGCTGACACAAACCCAAAAAGCGGGTGAAGTGCCAGTTCGTGAAGTGACGGCGACGGGGAATGTTCATTACGATGACCCTCAAATTATCCTGAAAGGCCCTTCAGCGTGGTCAAACTTAGATAATAAAAACACTGACGTTGATGACGGTAACTACATGATGGTAGGTCGTCAAGGTCGCGGTGATGCGAAAAAAATGAAAATGCGAGGTGAAAACCGCTATTCCATTATGGAAAACGGGACTTTCACCAGTTGCTTACCGGGCAGTAATACGTGGAGCGTTGCAGGCTCTGAAGTGATTATTGACCGTGAAGAAGAAGTCGCAGAAATTTGGCATGCACGCTTTAAGATAGCGGATATTCCGGTATTTTACAGCCCGTATATGCAGTTACCAATTGGTAGTAAACGCCGTTCCGGTTTCTTAATCCCAATGGGAAGCTATTCCAACAATGACGGGTTAGAGTTCACCCTACCCTATTATTGGAACATCGCACCAAATTACGATGCGACGATTACGCCACAATTTATGACCCACCGAGGCGTTAAATTAAATAACGAATTCCGTTATTTAATCACTCCAGGTACGGGCACCATGGCATTTGACTTTATTAACCACGATCGTGCTTATATTAAAGATAAAGAAAATGGTAAGCGTGATGCTCGTGACAGTGATGACCGTTGGTTATTCTATTGGAACCACTCAGGTACTTTTGCTCAGCACTGGAACTTTGGTGCCGACTACACCAAGGTAAGTGACCGCCAATACTTTACTGACTTTAGCTCTCAGTACGGTAGCACCACTGATGGTTATGCTACCCAGAAATTTAACGTCGGTTATTCTGATACCAATTGGAACATGAAAGTGTCTCACAAACAGTTCCAAATCTTTGTTGATGACCCGAACCGTCGTGCTTATAAAGCTGAACCGCAAATCGATTTTAACTATTACCAAAATGACGTCGGTATGTTGGATTTCCATACCTACGCCCAAGCCGCTCGTTTTACCAGTGTAGGTGAAAATAACCCTGATGCGACCCGTTTGCATATTGAGCCCGAAGTCAGCATGCCGCTGTCTAACGGTTGGGCGCAGATGAATAACAGCATCAAACTAATGGCGACGCATTACGACCAAGATATTCCTGATGTAAAACAAAATAGTGGCTTAGATAAAAATGTCACCCGAGTGCTACCAATGTTTAAGAGCGATGCGAAAGTGGTATTTGAGCGCGACTTATTCCAAGGTAGTGATTTTGTTCAAACACTAGAGCCGCGAGTTCAGTATTTATATATTCCGTATAAAGATCAGGACAATATCAATAACTACGACTCCGCACTATTACAGTCTGACTATACTGGCCTGTTCCGCGACCGTATTTACAGCGGTTTAGACCGTATCGCTTCTGCGAACCAGTTCACCACTGGTTTAACCACCCGTATTTATGATGAAAATTTAGCTGAGCGCTTCAATTTCTCCGTCGGGCAAATTTACTATTTTGAGCGCCCACGAGCAGGTAACTCAAGCCTGAAAATCGATGATAAGAGTGATACGGGCTCATTAATGTGGGCAACCGATGCCATGTGGCACATTGATGAAAACTGGGGTGTTCGTGGTGGATTACAATATGACCGTCGCCTTGGTAGTGTCACCATGGGGAATGCGGTCACCGAATATCGCTTTGATGCCGATAGACTGATTCAACTGAATTACCGTTTTGTTGACCGAGACTATATTCAAGCAACGTTCCGCCGTGAAGATACTGATGGTGGTTATACCTACACATTACCTGAATACCAACAAGGTATTTCACAAGTAGGTACCGTGGTAAGTTGGCCATTAAGTGATAACTGGGGCTTTGTCGGCTCGTATTATTACGATACCAAACAGCAACAATCCGCCAGCCAGCTTGTCGGATTACAGTACAATGCCTGCTGCTGGGCGGTGAATTTAGGGTATGAACGTAAGATTGTGGGTTGGCAAAAAGAGAAGTTCAACAGCGAATATGACAATAAATGGTCTATCAACGTGGAACTTAGAGGCCTAAATAACAATCATAGTTTAGGTAGTCAGGAGATGTTGAAACAAGGTATTATTCCTTATCAACGTGCTTTCTGA
- the rsmA gene encoding 16S rRNA (adenine(1518)-N(6)/adenine(1519)-N(6))-dimethyltransferase RsmA, which yields MNNRVHQGHLARKRFGQNFLTDQFIIDSIVDAMHPQPGQAIVEIGPGLGALTEPVGSRMDKMTVVELDRDLAARLHVHPQLKDKLTIIQQDAMTVDFGELAKQAGQPIRVFGNLPYNISTPLMFHLFTFTNQISDMNFMLQKEVVNRLVAGPGSKAFGRLSVMAQYYCNVVPVLEVPPTAFAPPPKVDSAVVRLIPHKENPHPVKDIKVLSRITTQAFNQRRKTIRNSLGDLFSVEQLTELGIDPGTRAENISVEHYCKMANYLCNLSE from the coding sequence ATGAATAATAGAGTCCATCAGGGGCACCTTGCCCGCAAACGTTTCGGGCAGAACTTTTTAACTGACCAATTTATTATCGACAGTATTGTCGATGCTATGCATCCACAACCAGGACAAGCGATCGTTGAAATCGGTCCCGGTCTCGGCGCGTTAACCGAGCCTGTTGGTAGCAGAATGGATAAAATGACCGTAGTCGAGTTAGACCGCGACCTTGCGGCACGCCTACACGTCCATCCTCAGCTCAAAGATAAACTGACGATTATCCAACAAGATGCGATGACTGTCGATTTTGGTGAACTGGCGAAACAAGCTGGACAGCCAATACGCGTATTTGGTAATTTGCCTTATAACATCTCAACACCGTTGATGTTCCACCTGTTTACATTCACCAACCAAATTTCTGACATGAATTTCATGTTGCAAAAAGAAGTGGTTAATCGATTAGTGGCAGGCCCGGGAAGCAAAGCTTTCGGTCGTTTAAGTGTAATGGCGCAATATTACTGTAATGTTGTTCCTGTGCTTGAAGTCCCTCCTACCGCCTTTGCGCCACCACCAAAAGTGGACTCTGCGGTAGTAAGATTGATCCCTCACAAGGAAAATCCACACCCAGTGAAGGATATTAAAGTATTGAGCCGTATTACGACTCAAGCATTTAACCAACGTCGTAAAACTATCCGCAATAGTCTTGGGGACTTATTCAGCGTTGAGCAGTTAACCGAACTGGGTATCGACCCAGGAACGCGCGCTGAAAATATCTCCGTTGAGCACTATTGTAAGATGGCAAACTATCTGTGTAATTTATCGGAATAG
- the pdxA gene encoding 4-hydroxythreonine-4-phosphate dehydrogenase PdxA has translation MMNKQNKPIIITPGEPAGVGPDLLIQLAQQAWPVELVACADPDLLIQRAKALNLPLTLREYDAKQPQTSVAGQLSIVPVSLSVLAEAGKLDVRNGEYVTETLARACDGCLNGEFSAIVTGPVHKGIINDAGIPFSGHTEFFADRSHCDRVVMMLATQELRVALATTHLPLKDVSEAITQQSLHEVITILHHDLQTKFGIENPHIYVCGLNPHAGEGGHMGMEEIETIIPALESLRKQGITLIGPLPADTLFQPKYLTDADAVLAMYHDQGLPVLKYQGFGRAVNITLGLPFIRTSVDHGTALELAGTGQADAGSFITALKLAIQMTQKNS, from the coding sequence ATGATGAACAAGCAAAATAAGCCAATCATCATCACCCCCGGTGAACCTGCCGGGGTAGGTCCAGATCTTCTGATCCAACTTGCTCAGCAGGCATGGCCTGTCGAGCTTGTGGCTTGTGCAGATCCAGATCTACTTATTCAACGTGCTAAAGCACTCAATTTACCACTAACATTACGTGAATATGATGCAAAACAGCCACAGACATCTGTCGCAGGGCAATTGTCGATTGTTCCCGTTTCACTGAGTGTGCTGGCAGAAGCTGGAAAACTCGATGTTCGTAATGGTGAATATGTTACCGAAACTTTAGCGCGTGCTTGTGATGGCTGTTTGAATGGTGAATTTTCTGCCATCGTAACGGGGCCTGTTCACAAAGGCATTATTAATGACGCAGGTATTCCATTTAGTGGACATACCGAATTTTTCGCAGATAGAAGCCACTGTGACCGCGTTGTGATGATGCTCGCAACACAAGAATTACGTGTCGCTTTAGCGACTACGCACCTGCCGCTAAAAGATGTCTCCGAGGCAATTACCCAACAAAGCTTGCATGAAGTGATCACCATTTTGCATCATGACCTGCAAACCAAGTTTGGTATTGAAAACCCGCACATTTATGTTTGTGGGCTTAACCCTCATGCAGGAGAAGGCGGACATATGGGAATGGAAGAGATTGAAACCATCATTCCAGCCCTAGAATCCTTGCGTAAACAAGGTATTACCTTAATCGGACCTTTACCCGCAGACACGCTTTTCCAACCAAAGTATTTAACCGATGCAGATGCAGTATTAGCGATGTATCACGATCAGGGACTACCTGTGTTAAAATATCAAGGTTTCGGCAGAGCGGTAAACATTACCCTTGGTCTGCCATTTATCCGTACTTCCGTCGATCACGGCACAGCGCTTGAATTAGCAGGTACGGGTCAAGCCGATGCGGGCAGTTTCATCACCGCATTGAAATTAGCTATCCAAATGACACAAAAGAATTCATGA
- the surA gene encoding peptidylprolyl isomerase SurA — translation MKNWRTLILGLMFASSASLAAPQQMDKVAAVVNNGVVLESDVQNMINTVKLNARNANQQVPDDQALRQQIIDRLVMDNIMLQMANQMQINIPEEAVNATIADIARQNNLTLPQMEKRLTADGVNMGKYRSEIRKEMLLAEVRNNEVRRRITILPQEVDALAEQMDSQMSAQKGVNLSHILIPLPENPTPEQLSKAESLVDKILTDLKKGSDFGKLAIAYSADPQALKGGNMGWSRLQELPVVFSDQLKNSNKGDIVGPIRSGVGFHILRVNDVTGETHQPISVTEVKARHILLKSSPIMDDATARQKLTQLAQEIRNGRISFEEAAKENSEDPGSALKGGELGWNMPDVYDPAFRDALMKLKKGEISQPVPSSFGWHLIQLEDTRSVDKTDAAKKDQAYRLLFNRKFNEEAQTWMQEQRAAAYVNIVDGRQSQSNDEQAK, via the coding sequence ATGAAGAATTGGAGAACACTTATTCTGGGACTGATGTTCGCAAGCTCTGCAAGTTTAGCTGCGCCACAGCAAATGGATAAAGTGGCTGCGGTTGTCAACAACGGAGTTGTACTTGAAAGCGACGTCCAGAATATGATCAACACAGTGAAGTTGAATGCACGTAATGCAAATCAACAAGTTCCTGATGATCAAGCCCTGCGCCAGCAAATCATCGACCGTTTGGTTATGGATAACATCATGTTGCAGATGGCTAACCAAATGCAGATTAATATCCCTGAAGAAGCAGTGAATGCGACTATCGCGGATATTGCTCGCCAAAATAATTTAACCTTACCGCAGATGGAAAAACGTCTGACTGCGGACGGCGTCAATATGGGTAAATACCGCAGCGAAATCCGTAAAGAAATGCTGTTAGCGGAAGTGCGTAACAACGAAGTTCGCCGCCGTATCACAATTTTACCTCAAGAAGTTGATGCATTAGCTGAGCAAATGGATTCGCAAATGAGCGCTCAAAAAGGCGTGAATTTAAGCCACATTCTGATCCCACTGCCAGAGAACCCAACGCCAGAACAGTTATCAAAAGCAGAGTCGTTAGTTGATAAAATCTTAACTGACCTGAAAAAAGGCTCTGATTTCGGTAAGTTAGCGATTGCTTACTCTGCTGACCCTCAAGCACTGAAAGGTGGAAACATGGGTTGGTCACGTCTACAAGAGCTGCCAGTGGTCTTTTCTGATCAACTGAAAAACTCGAATAAAGGCGATATCGTTGGTCCAATTCGTTCCGGTGTAGGCTTCCATATTTTACGTGTTAATGACGTCACCGGTGAAACTCACCAGCCAATTTCCGTCACCGAAGTGAAAGCACGTCATATCTTACTGAAATCATCACCAATTATGGATGATGCAACAGCAAGACAAAAACTAACTCAACTTGCTCAAGAGATCCGTAACGGCAGAATTTCATTTGAAGAAGCCGCTAAAGAGAACTCCGAAGACCCAGGTAGCGCATTAAAAGGTGGGGAATTAGGCTGGAATATGCCTGATGTTTACGACCCTGCATTCCGTGATGCGCTGATGAAACTGAAAAAAGGTGAAATCAGCCAACCTGTACCTTCAAGTTTCGGCTGGCACTTAATTCAGTTAGAAGATACTCGTAGTGTCGATAAAACTGATGCCGCGAAGAAAGATCAAGCGTACCGTTTACTGTTCAATCGTAAATTTAACGAAGAAGCGCAGACTTGGATGCAAGAGCAACGCGCTGCAGCTTATGTGAATATCGTTGATGGTCGCCAAAGCCAATCTAATGATGAACAAGCAAAATAA
- the djlA gene encoding co-chaperone DjlA, whose protein sequence is MHYWGKIIGVILAIVSGLGFWGALAGLLIGHGFDKASAQRKFAGAFNKRDRQIIFFASTFQILGHLTKSKGRVTETDIQLASNLMDRMQLHGETRKAAQQAFREGKSPDFPLRDVLKQLRMACYGRFDLVQMFLEIQLQAAFADGTLHPNERKVLFIIAEELGISKIQFEQFLDMIQSGRQFGHGYSQQQSGGYYQQNNGPTLEDACKVLGVAVDDDPTKIKRAYRKLMSEHHPDKLVAKGLPPEMMEIAKQKAQSIQAAYDLVKKEKGFK, encoded by the coding sequence ATGCACTATTGGGGTAAAATTATTGGGGTGATACTCGCTATTGTCTCTGGTTTAGGGTTTTGGGGAGCATTAGCAGGCTTACTGATTGGGCACGGTTTTGATAAGGCTTCGGCTCAACGTAAGTTCGCTGGTGCCTTCAATAAGCGCGACAGACAAATTATTTTCTTCGCAAGTACCTTTCAAATATTAGGGCATTTAACCAAGTCAAAAGGGCGTGTCACCGAGACGGACATCCAGTTAGCATCGAACCTGATGGACAGAATGCAATTGCACGGAGAAACTCGCAAAGCCGCTCAACAAGCCTTTAGAGAGGGGAAATCCCCTGACTTTCCACTGCGTGATGTTCTTAAACAATTACGTATGGCTTGTTATGGCCGTTTTGACCTTGTTCAGATGTTTCTGGAAATTCAATTACAAGCGGCTTTTGCGGATGGAACCCTACATCCTAACGAAAGAAAAGTACTATTTATCATCGCGGAAGAGCTGGGTATCTCCAAAATTCAGTTTGAGCAATTCTTAGATATGATCCAAAGCGGTCGCCAGTTTGGTCATGGCTACTCCCAGCAGCAGTCCGGGGGCTATTATCAACAAAATAATGGACCAACACTGGAAGATGCCTGCAAGGTACTTGGGGTTGCTGTCGATGATGACCCAACTAAAATTAAGCGAGCGTACCGTAAGCTGATGAGCGAACATCACCCAGATAAGCTAGTCGCGAAAGGGTTACCGCCAGAGATGATGGAAATTGCTAAGCAAAAAGCGCAGTCAATTCAGGCAGCTTATGATCTGGTTAAAAAAGAGAAGGGTTTTAAATAA
- the rapA gene encoding RNA polymerase-associated protein RapA, which yields MPFTLGQRWISDTESELGLGAVVAIDARMVTLLFPATGENRLYSRSDAPITRVMFNEGDTITSHEGWQLQVESIQEDKGLLTYTGTRLDTQEADVSLREVFLDSKLTFNKPQDRLFAGQIDRMDRFALRFRARKFQSEQVKHQSTGLRGIRASLIPHQLHIANEVGKRHNPRVLLADEVGLGKTIEAGMIIHQQLMAGRAERVLVIVPDSLQHQWLVEMLRRFNLRFSLFDDSRYSEAQHDSDNPFETEQLVLCSLDFVRRNKQRFDQLVEAGWDMMVVDEAHHLQWSETAPSREYQVIETLAEHVPSVLLLTATPEQLGQESHFARLRLLDPSRFHDYQEFLAEQENYRPVADAVSLLLSGDKLTNDQQNLLSELIKEQDIEPLLKAANLEGDDSQAARQELIHMLMDRHGTSRLLFRNTRNGVKGFPHRELHSLKMPLPTQYQTAIKVAGIMGTKKDVETRAKEMLYPEQIYQEFEGENATWWNFDPRVEWLMGFLTANRHEKVLVICAKAATALQLEQVLREREGIRAAVFHEGLSLLERDRAAAYFASQEEGAQVLLCSEIGSEGRNFQFANQLVMFDLPFNPDLLEQRIGRLDRIGQNRDIVINVPYLENTAQAVLIRWFHEGLDAFEHTCPTGRTIYDKYYQQLLQFMAEPTITDGFDEFIKTCREEHDALKAQLEQGRDRLLEMHSNGGESGNKLAEEIGEGDNETELVNFALNLFDIVGINQEDKSDNLIILTPSDHMLVPDFPGLPQDGCTITFDREQALSREDTQFISWEHPIIRNGLDLVLSSDTGSCAVSVLKNKALPVGTLLTELIYVVEAQAPKQLQISRFLPATPVRLLIDLKGNNLSSQVEFESFNRQLNAINRHMASKLVNAVQNEVHSVLRLSEPMVEKEAKSIIENAKEAADRALTLELSRLEALKAVNPNIRDEELEIIEEERRQLMTNIDQASWRLDAIRLVVVTHQ from the coding sequence ATGCCATTTACTCTTGGTCAACGCTGGATCAGCGACACAGAAAGCGAACTTGGGTTAGGCGCCGTCGTGGCTATTGATGCCCGTATGGTGACGTTGCTTTTCCCTGCCACTGGGGAAAACCGACTGTACTCACGTAGTGATGCCCCAATTACCCGAGTGATGTTCAACGAAGGTGATACCATCACCAGTCACGAAGGTTGGCAGCTACAAGTTGAAAGTATTCAAGAAGATAAAGGGTTATTGACCTACACAGGAACGCGTTTAGACACCCAAGAAGCGGATGTCAGCCTGAGAGAAGTGTTCCTTGATAGCAAGCTGACGTTTAATAAGCCACAAGATAGACTTTTCGCTGGTCAAATCGACCGTATGGACCGTTTTGCTCTGCGTTTTCGCGCACGTAAATTCCAAAGCGAACAAGTTAAACACCAATCTACGGGTCTGCGTGGTATCCGCGCGAGTTTGATTCCGCACCAATTGCATATTGCTAACGAAGTCGGTAAACGCCACAACCCGCGAGTTTTACTGGCCGATGAAGTGGGCTTAGGAAAAACCATCGAAGCGGGTATGATAATCCATCAACAATTGATGGCGGGCCGTGCTGAGCGTGTCTTGGTCATTGTCCCAGATAGCCTACAGCACCAATGGCTGGTGGAAATGCTGCGCCGTTTTAACCTGCGTTTCTCCCTGTTTGATGATAGCCGTTACAGCGAAGCCCAACACGACAGCGATAACCCGTTTGAAACTGAGCAATTAGTCCTGTGTTCTCTGGATTTTGTTCGTCGTAATAAACAGCGTTTTGACCAACTTGTCGAAGCTGGCTGGGACATGATGGTGGTCGATGAAGCTCACCATCTGCAATGGAGCGAAACAGCCCCAAGCCGTGAATATCAAGTGATTGAAACCTTAGCAGAGCATGTTCCTTCCGTTTTACTGCTAACGGCAACACCGGAGCAATTAGGTCAAGAGAGCCACTTTGCGCGTTTACGCCTCCTCGACCCAAGCCGCTTCCATGACTACCAAGAGTTTTTAGCCGAGCAAGAAAATTATCGCCCTGTCGCCGATGCCGTTTCACTGCTACTTTCAGGTGATAAGCTGACAAATGATCAGCAAAACCTGCTCAGCGAGCTTATCAAAGAACAAGATATTGAGCCGTTATTAAAAGCTGCGAATCTTGAAGGCGATGACAGCCAAGCCGCTCGCCAAGAACTGATCCATATGCTGATGGACAGACACGGTACTAGCCGCCTGTTATTTAGAAACACCCGTAATGGTGTGAAAGGCTTCCCACACCGTGAATTGCATTCTTTAAAAATGCCACTGCCAACTCAATACCAAACGGCAATCAAAGTCGCTGGCATTATGGGCACGAAAAAGGATGTAGAAACGCGCGCGAAAGAGATGCTGTATCCAGAACAAATCTACCAAGAATTTGAAGGCGAAAATGCGACTTGGTGGAACTTCGACCCGCGCGTTGAATGGCTGATGGGCTTCTTAACCGCGAATCGCCACGAAAAGGTACTGGTTATTTGTGCTAAAGCCGCCACGGCACTGCAACTTGAGCAAGTTCTGCGTGAACGTGAAGGGATCCGCGCAGCAGTATTCCACGAAGGTTTATCCCTGTTAGAGCGTGACCGTGCTGCGGCATACTTTGCTTCACAGGAAGAAGGTGCACAGGTATTACTGTGTTCTGAAATTGGTTCCGAAGGCCGTAACTTCCAATTTGCTAATCAATTAGTGATGTTCGACCTACCATTCAACCCTGACCTGCTTGAGCAGCGTATTGGTCGCTTGGATCGTATTGGTCAAAACCGCGATATCGTGATCAACGTGCCTTACTTGGAAAATACGGCACAAGCCGTGTTGATCCGTTGGTTCCACGAAGGTTTGGACGCTTTCGAACATACTTGCCCAACTGGCCGTACTATTTACGATAAATATTACCAACAATTGCTGCAATTTATGGCAGAGCCAACCATCACTGACGGGTTTGATGAATTTATTAAAACCTGCCGCGAAGAGCACGATGCACTCAAAGCACAGTTAGAGCAAGGTCGTGACCGTTTGCTCGAAATGCACTCAAATGGCGGTGAATCCGGTAATAAATTAGCCGAGGAGATTGGCGAAGGCGATAACGAAACTGAGCTGGTTAACTTTGCGTTGAACCTGTTTGATATCGTTGGGATCAACCAAGAAGATAAGAGTGATAACTTAATTATCCTCACGCCATCTGACCATATGTTAGTGCCTGATTTCCCAGGATTACCACAAGATGGCTGCACGATCACCTTTGACCGTGAACAAGCGCTTTCCCGCGAAGATACGCAGTTTATTAGCTGGGAACATCCGATTATTCGTAACGGTTTGGATTTAGTGTTATCCAGCGATACGGGTAGCTGCGCGGTTTCAGTGTTGAAAAACAAAGCGTTGCCAGTGGGAACCTTGCTGACCGAACTGATTTATGTGGTAGAAGCTCAGGCACCGAAACAGCTGCAAATCAGCCGTTTCCTACCTGCAACTCCAGTTCGTCTATTAATTGATTTAAAAGGTAATAATCTCTCTTCACAAGTGGAGTTTGAAAGTTTTAACCGCCAATTAAATGCCATCAACCGCCATATGGCGAGCAAGTTGGTCAATGCGGTACAAAACGAGGTGCATTCAGTATTACGCCTCTCTGAGCCAATGGTCGAGAAAGAAGCGAAATCCATTATTGAGAATGCCAAAGAAGCGGCGGATAGGGCCCTGACTCTGGAGTTGTCTCGCTTGGAAGCGCTAAAAGCGGTTAACCCAAATATCCGTGATGAAGAACTCGAGATTATCGAAGAAGAGCGTCGCCAATTGATGACCAATATCGACCAAGCTTCATGGCGTCTCGACGCTATCCGCTTAGTGGTTGTCACGCATCAGTAG
- the apaG gene encoding Co2+/Mg2+ efflux protein ApaG: MLNDPNVSIQVQSVYIESQSQPDIARFVFAYTICIRNLGRIPIQLMSRYWLITNSDGRKTEVQGEGVVGEQPVILPGKEYRYTSGAILETPMGTMEGYYVMLSDQGNQFHVDIPAFRLAIPTLIN; encoded by the coding sequence ATGCTGAATGATCCCAATGTGAGCATCCAAGTTCAAAGTGTCTACATAGAAAGCCAATCCCAGCCCGACATTGCCCGTTTTGTCTTTGCGTATACTATTTGTATCCGCAATTTAGGGCGAATTCCTATACAGCTAATGAGCCGTTACTGGCTCATTACCAATAGCGATGGCCGTAAAACTGAAGTGCAAGGTGAAGGTGTGGTTGGTGAACAACCGGTGATCCTACCGGGCAAAGAATATCGCTATACCAGTGGTGCTATCTTAGAAACGCCAATGGGTACGATGGAAGGCTATTACGTTATGCTGAGCGATCAAGGAAATCAATTCCATGTTGATATTCCTGCATTTCGTCTCGCTATCCCAACACTGATTAATTAA